One window of the Triticum dicoccoides isolate Atlit2015 ecotype Zavitan chromosome 3B, WEW_v2.0, whole genome shotgun sequence genome contains the following:
- the LOC119280403 gene encoding keratin-associated protein 5-9-like gives MAAGGASLLAAVVFSMLVMSSLGRPRPLCSDCDTQCRANCTAEVKTSCSSYCSGGGGGPREGCRRNILQQCTANGICCSSNGTCTCDCNTVAESGCKGVTDATQLCDPCMRGIFDQCFPTCNKDCNNNCKKKGCHHA, from the coding sequence ATGGCTGCAGGTGGGGCTTCTCTTCTTGCTGCTGTTGTTTTCTCCATGCTGGTCATGTCTTCCCTGGGGCGTCCGAGGCCTTTATGCAGTGACTGTGACACACAATGTCGTGCCAACTGCACTGCAGAGGTTAAAACCTCCTGCAGCAGTTActgcagcggcggtggcggcggccctcGGGAGGGCTGCCGTAGAAATATCTTGCAGCAGTGCACTGCAAATGGTATCTGCTGCAGTAGCAACGGCACCTGCACTTGTGACTGCAACACTGTAGCTGAAAGTGGTTGCAAGGGGGTCACCGACGCCACCCAACTTTGCGACCCTTGCATGCGCGGCATCTTCGACCAGTGCTTTCCCACCTGTAACAAGGACTGCAACAACAACTGCAAGAAGAAAGGGTGCCACCATGCCTAG